The Arachis hypogaea cultivar Tifrunner chromosome 16, arahy.Tifrunner.gnm2.J5K5, whole genome shotgun sequence genome contains a region encoding:
- the LOC112754839 gene encoding binding partner of ACD11 1 produces MQTRTVQVKQLSDLAGEREIHEFFSFSGEIEHIEILSEHGKSKTAFVTFKDPKALEIALLLSGATIVDQIVSITPAENYVLNSELQEVQKVENAVSVAPSGDVMLNSEEGKTSPTNGRMYLNRAQDVVTNMLAKGSAIRQDAVNKAKAFDEKHQLTANASAKVISFDKRVGLTEKLTVGISAVNEKVKSVDQKLHVSDKTMAAIFAAERKLNDTGSAVKTSRYVTAGTAWLNGAFSKVAKAGHVASTKTREKFHFAVSNLTAKEPSVAA; encoded by the exons ATGCAG ACTAGGACGGTTCAAGTGAAGCAACTCTCAGATCTAGCCGGTGAGAGAGAGATTCACGAGTTCTTCTCTTTCTCCGGAGAAATTGAGCACATTGAGATCTTGAG TGAACATGGGAAATCAAAGACTGCATTTGTGACATTTAAAGACCCCAAAGCACTTGAAATTGCATTATTGTTATCA GGAGCAACAATAGTAGACCAGATTGTGAGTATAACACCAGCTGAGAACTATGTACTGAATTCTGAGTTGCAG GAAGTACAAAAGGTGGAAAATGCTGTAAGTGTAGCACCATCCGGAGATGTTATGCTGAATAGCGAG GAGGGGAAAACCAGCCCCACTAATGGAAGAATGTACCTTAATAGAGCACAGGATGTAGTTACGAATATGCTGGCAAAAGGTTCAGCAATCAGACAAGATGCCGTTAATAAAGCTAAAGCATTTGACGAAAAGCATCAGTTAACTGCTAATGCATCGGCAAAGGTCATTTCCTTTGACAAGAGAGTTGGACTCACAGAAAAGTTGACAGTTGGCATTTCTGCAGTGAATGAGAAAGTGAAGAGCGTGGATCAGAAGCTTCATGTTTCCGATAAAACGATGGCAGCGATATTCGCAGCTGAGAGGAAGTTGAATGATACAGGATCAGCTGTCAAAACTAGCAG GTATGTGACTGCCGGAACGGCATGGTTAAATGGTGCTTTTAGCAAGGTGGCGAAAGCCGGACATGTTGCCAGTACTAAAACAAGAGAAAAGTTTCATTTCGCTGTTTCAAACTTGACTGCTAAG GAACCTTCCGTGGCTGCTTAG